The Amblyomma americanum isolate KBUSLIRL-KWMA chromosome 11, ASM5285725v1, whole genome shotgun sequence genome includes the window TGCAAGCTGAGGCACTAAATCGTGGAAGAAGAGAGATGGGCTGACGTGTTTGCAGGCGCGTGTTGGAGGCCTGTAATGTCAGTCAAGTTAACAAGCATGTGAGTTTTCAGGTAGTGAAAATTCCAGGAAGTCTTCACCTGAACTTTTTCCCCAAGGTGTCGAAAGTCTGGAGAACACATAGCCTACAGTGGCCCCTCTGTTTTTCATGCAGTTGAAATTTACTCCAAGAGACGAAAGGTTTTCCTACATTTACAGCATTCAGCACTGTGTGATGAGACAGCAGAACAGCTTCTTTCAGAGTTTTCAGGACATGCTAGTTCTTAAATGTGAGTTTGCATCAACCCAGACAGCCTTGAAGGCTTGCAACGTTTGTGTGGGACTAAAACATGGTCACCGGTAATACAGTGCATGTGGGACAGACAGAAGAGCTGCCATATTTGTTGTGGAACCAATTAACCATGGATTGAGCTGAAAGTTGAGCTAAAGAGCAAGAAAAAATGCTTCCACTTTTGTAGGACACATTACATGTTCTTGTTCATGTGTATCAACTTCGCACATGTTGAAGCAGTAGCACTACACACATATCACAACATACGTCACCGCCTTTTGCCTTTACACCCTTCAGATTAACTATTGGCAGTTATAAACGATGCCTAGTCAAGCTTTAAATGCACTCTATATGTTGGAAGGCAGTACACAAGTGTCTAAGCTATTTTGAGTGGCAGAGTGGGATCTGACTGACTCCATCCAATATTTATTGTGGAGAAAATTTGATTTTGTTCTTTGTGGCTATGTTGATTCGGCAGCTAGACAcattttctctctccctcctctcGCCTAAAGTGGAGAGGGGGATTTTGCTTTTGAAACTATCTAGCCTCTTTGTCACTGGAATTTGATAATCTGTCAATACTAACCAATTGAAATATGTCCCCAGTGTCCTTTTACAGTGAGGTTAGCCAAATCACTAAtagaatagaaaaaataaaaacgcctaATTATAGAAGTCATCGAAACCCTGAGGAGCACTGTTGCATTTCCTAGTGACTCGAGCTGTGTGTCTCAGGAACTCTTATGTTGCAGGCTTCTCTGTCGTGGCACTGGTACGGCAGCTTCGCAGTGATGTGTGGAGCCAGCCAAGAGAAACCTGCAAGATGCTAGTTCCTGCGGGGCTCTACACGATTCAGAACAACCTGCTGTTCTTTGCCCTGTCACTCTTGGATGCTGCCACCTACCAGGTATGCTATCGCGTTTCAATGCATGCAGTTGTCCCATTAACTTGCCATTCTGTAACCATAGAAGACAGCAACATTCAGCTAAAGCCCTGCTTCATATTTATAGGGAAATACATACGGGAAGGCAGAAGTGCTTTCACTACGAAACAAGTATACTGGTTTTTCACTGTTCTAATGAACAATAAATGAAAGTGCACAGAAGCTCAAGGTTAAACATTCTTGTTAGGAACGTTGGTACAGGTGATGTTATAGATTATTCATAGCAGACCTTTCAGGATGGGCTTTACCTGAATGGAAAAACTGTAGCACCTTTGTTGGCATGGTGCTGAGGACTTAACTTTCATCTAATGAAAGAGTAGATGCAAGATAGACTAATCAAGAAAGCACTGCTTGCAGTCTTGAATCACCAGTGGTGACATTAGTTTTCTTTCTTGTGAGAATGACTGTGCACACTTAGTCTTGtacacattgcaaaaaaaaagtaaccgATGACATTCaatctgaaatgtaactgatttTAGTGGTCAGTTACAGCCCGTGAAAAGTAATGAACAAGTAGAGAGACATTTAATCAGTTACTATTACGTTATTTTCATTCATCATTTAATAGCATAGCACAAACATACGGATGAGATTGAGTTGGTGCAGCTTGCTTGATCTGATCTATAGTCCGTTGCAGTACATACAATGGTAATTTCATCTTCAGTTGTTTTTTCGAAGTTTTCTTTGGCATTTTTTCTATGTTTCATTGTGGACACATCGGGAACTAAAGAGTAGCACATGGTAGAGAAAAGTGCGTTGCTCGTGACATACGAAGGCCCTGTGCACCACTTAGAAGGTATGCATCGTGCCGTCATTTTGCTCTTGTTCATGCTCTGAGAGTAAAAAACCAAAGCTCACTAAACATGACATTCTGCTGTGCCGTCGTGGTGAAATGCGAATTGCAAGGCATGGAACACAAGGCTGGTCAAACGCAGGCCTCTTCGGCTTACATGTGTGGACATCATCACACACGTGGCTTTTCCGCAACCCGACCATTATCGCGAACACGAGCCACTGTCATGCTACACCAGTGTTTGCCACTGAGTTCACTTACAACtagttacaatttttttttgcaaaaaaaaaaaagaaaacttaagaCTACTAATGAtcaactgttgaaaaaaaaaaaattattgggtTACCATGAAGGTTTCACCTTACAAAAAGTGATAAATGTATCAAAAATTGGAAGAAGATGTAATTTATTACTAGTAATCTATTACTTGTAATCCGTTGCACAAAAGTCTGGTTTCACTACACATTGGCATAAAGCTGTGGGATTGAGCAGCACTGCAAAGAAGGTGCATTTGTTGACACTGTGAGCAAACAAgagctttttttctctttgcaggTCACATACCAGCTCAAAATTCTGACTACTGCCATGTTTAGTGTATGGATGTTGAATCGTCGAATATCAAAGCAGCAGTGGTTCTCACTTGTGCTGCTCATCATTGGAGTAGCGCTGGTTCAggtttgtatttattttatattATCTTTTAAGGTGATAGCTTTGGTTTCTCCAGCAACTGAGGGTCTCATGATGCTTCAAATTCTTGCTGTGAGCAGCAGTGTTTTTGACTCGTACAGTTTGCAACTACCATGAGCTGTCAAAAGCTAAATTATGGGAAATGGTGTAGTTGTGGTGTAAGAAACTACAACTTAGCTTACTGCCGTTCTATCATAATAGACACACTACTTAGTGGAATGTCCTTGTAACAGTTATTGATCAGTGGGCTTTTACTTCAGTGAATGTGAAATTTCAATGCACTGTCTCAATGTTGTGCGCTAATCCTCAATCCAGAAAGTTGCTTAGCAAGTGAGCACTGTTCATGTGTGCTCAGTGAAGTGGACTGCatgaaagtgaagtgaagtggaCTGCATTAAGTGGACTGCTatgtaggctcattgttttgctttggtgggtCGTTGGCACATCTGGCAATGATATAGTTCGatggtagtattagttgatgaagatgactatgtgcaatgcacagcacgcaAGAATGTGTGTATTAGTTCATTAGCAGTATTAGCTGaagaagacgacaatgtgcaaggcacagcgcgagagtgtgttgcagtttaacacgaggcctgataggctgcggcgatagcctagtgctttcACGCAGttgctagcgaagctgatctgtttgcggtgccgcaggttcgaatcccagtcacggcAATGTTTATTTCAATTTATTTGTTAATGGTTTGGCTCGGTTACACCAACGGCGGCGACATGGCTCAACGCATGAACGGGCGTTTAAGAGctgcactgaagaggaatctgaactcgtcctTTAACCGCGGGGAcactatctacacgttccgggcattcttagaaacatacgaattattgtcctgtgcggccgattgacCTAATTAAATCCGATTAAACGTcgcggctcccgcctttttttgaactcaacgcggtaggtaggcagagtcaaccaacgcttggagtgcctttcagccagtccagtggcagctttgctttgcttttattttgttttttaggtttccgtgaataaacattttcagtcacagacaatatagccgcaaattaggcccacgtaAATAAAATtacacgtggactctgatttacataTCACTCCGCCACTGGCAGAGCGGCgtgccgccacgggactggctgatgcgttggttaactcctcctacctaccgcgttgagttttaaaaaaaggtgggagccgggacgtttaatccaatttaatcaGGGCTATcagctgcacaggacaataattcgaagtttctaagaatgcccagaaTGTGTAGATGAATCCCCGGGGCAAAaaatgagttcagattcctctttagtgcacctttaagagctgaaatccagggttcgacggaaacccgtctggtcgggtatgttcatggcggaagatcttcaagcgccgaccaatcgttaaaaagggatgacgtttcggccccggcttacgggggccttgttcacgggggccttgttcacaatgttttcattgtgaacaaggcccccgtaagccggggccgaaacgtcatccctttttttaacgattggtcggcgcttgaagattttccgccaccTTTAAAAGCTGCACTCTAAAATCCACACGTTCTGATTAGGATGGCCTGACGGTATGCGGATCAGCATGGAACTATTGCGAGCGTTGTCATTGCACGGCCTAAAACACATCACTTCTGCAAAATGATGAAAGCGAGCATGCTACTTTGCAGGTGCCAACTGGGAAGCCAGCCACAGAGgcagaaggcaagagcggagcctACCAGTTCTTGGGCCTCATGGCTGTGCTCACTTCGTGCCTGTCGAGTGGCTTCAGTGGCATCTACCTTGAGAAGCTGTTGAAGGAGATTACGTGGTCTTTGTGGATTCGCAATATTCAGCTTGGTAGGCACCCACCATTGTCATGCCTGCCATAGCGTACTATGTGCTCTTTCTGAAGTCTACGTTGAACAAGAACAATATGAAAGGAGATGACGTGGTCTTTGTGGATTCGCAATATTCAGCTTGGTAGGCACCTGCCATTGTCGTACCTGCCATAGCGTACTATGTGCTCTTTCTGAAAGTGTGTCTACATTGAACAAGAACACTGTGAAATGCAGACACTTTGTTCGCAacaaaaaagatagaaaagaCGTTCTTTGAAGAGCAAACTCGAACAAGTGCAGGCAAGGAAGCCTTAGTCTATAGACCAACATTTTAGCTAGTGAAGTTTTCCGCATCAGGTGTCTTGTGGAAGACTACTGATCACCTCGTCTTTGAAACTCAGGTCAGTAGGCTGGGGCTTTCCTCATTGCCCTGGTTCAAATATATATATTACGTTTAGAAAGTTGAGAAAGCATCTGTTGAAATTCAGGGTGTTATATGAGGTAGAAGTGTTGCTCACTGAGACCCTTGCAGTGGCTGAACATAGAATGAGACTTTTTGcctcccccccccgccccccccccccccccaaccaaaaaaaaaaaaagttatttctaGATTTTGCAACCTTCGGATAGAACATCTCTCCAGTTTTCAGAAAATATAGTACATGTGAGTCCTTACGACTTCAAATGTGCTTTTTTGAACCTTCTTTTGTGGTCTTGTCGAACCGAAAGATGGGAGTTTTCTTAGGCACTATATGCATTTCTTTCAAAAGAGCATTTTAGAAGATCTATGTACCTTCTAAATGTACTACACTGTgtacgttttatttttttcatgttgatTGCTTGCTTTTTGTGAATTTTACACGTCtgtgtctttttttctgtcagcCAAGGCACAGCATGTGCTAGTTGTATTGCAAGCTAAATTTAGTGCGCAGATATTTTGAAAATGTTTGTGTTATTTGTTCCTTTAAATGCTTCCCATCCTTTTGTTTAACCTACTTGCAACACTTGCAGGAAATCAACCCCAAGAGTGTGGATAACAAGTATATTGAAAAAAAGGGTTAAAAATGAACATGCAGCTTTAGATGTTCTGTCGAAAGCAATATTTTCACACAGGTGGCTTTCAGTGGTGAAACCGGCTGGTACTAATCGTGGATGCAGAAGAAACTGCATGCTGTCAACCACCTCATTAGGCAAAAAGCAGTTGTGAGATTTTTTGTGCGTTAGTGTTAATTGTTTAGAGTTCCATTCAGTGGTAACCCCAGCGTTGGCGGCGTGTCGAGAGAAGCaaatggcccacctgccacctaggtcttGTGACTTtgcgatgtcatcacaacctgcccaccagatcgTGAGAAAAGggcccaccatggcaggtagcagttaaattaatgattggtcacgagaggttgctccaaaagagcaacctgggtcttgcAAGCCCACACTGGTGGCtgtatttgaaacagccacctgccgggtgGTGCACCACTACACCAcgagtagtatgaggactccctaCGATATGAATGTATAGTAGAGACTGACCAATTtcacatatatgggcatgtagTCAGAACATAAGCGACAGAGCAGTACGTGTGTGGGAGGGATCTTTAATGCTATTTCGTTGTTCCCTTAAGGGTAGGTTAAGTGTTATGTGCTAATTAAAGAAAGACCAGTCTCCACGTTTGCGAAAAGGGCCCCAGGccactgaagggacccattagCGCTATTGCATCATGCTtgtaagacggagcttaagtgcccccccaAGATTTTAGCCTTTACAGGTTGGCTTTGCTGGAAATGAGATTAAATGAAGTTGAAATTTCAGGACTGAAATCTACGCTTCTGTATTACAGCAATCTTCGGCTGCCTCCTGGGAATCGTGGCCATGCTGGTGTCTGACTGGAAT containing:
- the LOC144111320 gene encoding UDP-N-acetylglucosamine transporter-like isoform X2 gives rise to the protein MKEPPQPPSPPPKRKMASVLKYMSLIFIVVQTTTMVLLLRYSRTQAVQGPRYLSSSAVVSAEFLKILTCLAVLLWENGFSVVALVRQLRSDVWSQPRETCKMLVPAGLYTIQNNLLFFALSLLDAATYQVTYQLKILTTAMFSVWMLNRRISKQQWFSLVLLIIGVALVQVPTGKPATEAEGKSGAYQFLGLMAVLTSCLSSGFSGIYLEKLLKEITWSLWIRNIQLAIFGCLLGIVAMLVSDWNAVMMDGFFQGYNSVTWGVILLQTFGGLVVSLAVRYADSILKGFATSISIVLSTICSYYLLGDLLPTRNFFLGAGIVISATTLYGIPLF